Below is a genomic region from Deltaproteobacteria bacterium.
ATTGATATAGAAAAAGCAGCTTTTGAAATTAGTCGAGTTTTAGCCGACAATGGTAAATTCTTAATAGTTACTGCAAATCCAGATGCTTACTTGGCATGGAAATCTTTTTACCCTGATGCTAAATTGACTGGCAAAAGATTAGAAGGAACAATGCCGCTAGGAGAGGCTCTATCAAGAGATGTTCTCTATCTACACACTTTCAATGAAATAATAAGTTCCATTCAAAATGTCGGGCTTACTATTGAGAGTACTGACACTTTTTTACCTGCAAAAGATTTTCTAGAGTTGAATCTACTTATTTCGATTCAGGGAAGAAAAAATGCTAGAGGATAGGAAGAATTAAGCCCGAATCGTTCAAGCTCAGCATCTAGGTTTAACTTGGTACTTGTTAAAAGTGTGTATTTGGAATCGGTCTTTGGCAATAAATTTCACTGATTTTTGAAATTTGTGATGCCCAACGTTTGGTGGTCCTCGGGCTGGATAAAGCGGCGGCGGTATTTAAGCTAGGGTTATTAGCCATTAGTTAACCTCGCTGTAAGTCCAAAAAGCTAAGCATTCAAAATATACTTTGATTTTAAAAAGTGAAACGTTTTGAAGTAGATTGTATGATTTAAAACATGGTCTCATTTGTCTTTTTATCACTCTCAATCTTTTGCAATATTGCATATGGCGCGCAGTACGCGCTGGTTGCAGGTGGATCAGGAGAAGACCATAAAAAGGAAAATTTTTTTGCAGCAGATTTCAAAAACTTCAGTCAGGGTTTAAAAAACAGAAAATGGCAAGTTACCACATTTTTTGACAACGATACGAGTAAGGTTCCCGGCTCTAAAGTTGCAACAACTGCAAATATCAACCAAAGTATATAAGAAATTGTGAGTAAGCGAAAACAGGGAGATCAAGTTCTAATAACATTCTACGCCCACGGTAGAGATACTACGCCAGGGTTCCTTCATAGAATTGCAACAGAAGATCCAATGGGTTATAGCTTGGAAAACATCTCGTATTTCGCTGATGAAGTCAAAGCAAAGGGTGGTACTTTGGCAGTATTAGATTTAAGTTGTTACTCTGGTTCTACGCAAGATATAAATGATGGTCCGCAAGTCGACAACCCTAAGGAAAGAGGCTGCATCGTCACTCTTGCTTCTGAAAAATATGTGGGTATGGGAATATGCGCAGGAGCAAAGACAGAGAGTAGTTTTACTTCTACTATTATGAAACTCCCTGATCCATCTATAAAAATTAGTTTAGAGCAACACTTCCTTGATTCCCGAGAAAAGGACACCACGCCTGCAAATTTGCCACAGATATCTTCAATCCCACTTCCTTTGAAAACTTTTTGGGATTTCTTTTTATCTGCCAGTGATCCCAACAGTATTTATAGAGAAAATGGTTTAAGCGTTAACAGAGTTGAAGCATCGATTTGCAGACTGTGTGATAAGACGACGGTTATGGAATATACAAAAGAAATCGCTAATTTAAAAAACATTGCTGAAAAATTAGGAAATGCACCTTTAGGTAAAGAATTGACAGATAAAATGCAAGACTACTTAAAAAGTTACAAAAGCATTTCACAATCCATAAACTCTGTTCAAAGAAAAATGGGTATGATCCCCAGTTGGGGATTTACGGAACCAGTTTTAAAGCCATTTAACAAAATATCTTTAAGCAGAATGAGGTCCTTGGTAAATCTCACGGAACCGAGTGTTTCACTGACAGATATAAAATGGCTGGATGAAAATTCACGGGAGCAAATTACTAAATTACGCCCTCATCATCATAAACTCGCAGAAGCCCTAAATAAAATGGGCAAAGCATTAGGAAAGGATTGGGATATATACGAAAATAAAAAGAAAATTCTTGTGCAAAAGGCACAGGAAGTTATGGCAGCTGAACGAAAATTATATGCACTTCATGCAAGATCACTTTAAGAACAGAAGAGTTCCTCGTGCCAAAATTTCATGCTTTAAAAGCGTTTTTCACTGTAGTTTTGCTAAGTTCCTATTTGTGGGCCGATGTGGAACAAGATTTAAAAATCTGTCAAAGTTATGAGCTCCATGGTGAGCTTTCTAGCGACTTAAAAAAAGAACCGATAATTACAACTTTAGCTGAATCAGGATTAAAAGTAGAATTGATCATTGTTCCTAACGAAGAGACTTCTTTAGATCTAATAAGTCTAAAGGGTCAATCCGTCCTAGCAAAGGCGTTAGTTCTAGAAAAAATTTCAGCTCGTTATTATAAGGCAAAAGTTTATAATTTAAAACTTGATCAGCCTGCTGGTTTTGGAGCAGATAAAAATGCTTTCAAAGCCAAAAAAATTGTGAAACAAATTTCAGAAACTTGTCCATCAAAGTAATCAATCGCGGCTGGTCATCGGTTTTATCTAACGTCGATTTTATACGGTCTGAACGCTTTTTTTGAGAAAGCGGCTCTTGACGAAAAGGTTCAGCATTTTAACCGAATCAGGAAGGTATGCCTTATTAGGGTGTTCGTCCTAAGGAACTGAACCCTGTCAACCCCTTAATTATGGACATTTTCGATGCGAACACTTGTGTTAAAATTTGATTTAAATTCTTCATGCTAAAGTCTCACTTCCACTTCAGTATTAGAATAGTTTTTATAACATTTTTTAAAATCTAATGGAGCCATCATTTTCAAGGAGCCATGTTTTCTTTTAGTATTATAAAATTCAATAAACTCCATGGTTTGCTTGTAAGCTTCTTGGAAGGTAGCAAAATACCTTACCTGTAAGAATTCAATTTCATAGATTGAGAAGAAGGATTCAATGTATGCATTCTTATTGTACATCGTACATCAACAAACCTCCCCACATTTTAAAAGTAAATTAAATCTAGTAAATTGATATCACAACAATACATGGAGGTATGTTATGGATTTAGAAGTATTAAAGAAAAAGATCAGCACTTTTCGTAGTGAGGGCGGTCGAGTTCGTAAAGTAAGTGATGAACTACTTATGGAGATTCTTCACGCCTGGGAGAATTGGACAGGACCAGCAAAAGGGTTTTATACAGTTGTGGGGATAAGCCAAAAAGGGATGGCATCTATCATAGGAAAGGCGAAAAAGCTAAAACGTGAGGGTCATTTTCCAGTTGAAGATTTTAAGGAGATAAAGATATCAGAGAATCTCCTTCCTTTGTCGGGCAGTCCTTGTGTGGGGATAGAGATTGTATGGGATAATGGTAAATTGATTCGATTTCCACAGGTTGAGGTCTTGATAGATTTTTTAAAGAAAGTAGCATGACTTAAAAAAGTAGTCTGAGAAATAAGGAACAAAGTGATCACATTTAATCGAAGAACCAAAGTATTTGTTTGTAGAGAGCCCACGGATATGAGAGCCAGTTATGATACTTTGTTTTCCAAAGCTAAAGGGGTTCTTAACCAGGATCCCTTTAGCGGTCATTTGTTTTTATTTATGAACTCAATAAGAAGTTCGATAAAATGTTTGTATTATGATGGAACAGGTTTAGTGAT
It encodes:
- a CDS encoding transposase, which gives rise to MYNKNAYIESFFSIYEIEFLQVRYFATFQEAYKQTMEFIEFYNTKRKHGSLKMMAPLDFKKCYKNYSNTEVEVRL